In the genome of Pseudomonas sp. HS6, one region contains:
- a CDS encoding DUF4376 domain-containing protein yields MYRAYSNNGASLRFVEPDWVLSESEVLFDHEPTIQELEAAFGFDAAELERGRQAVLIAQERYRHEGVGVVVDGLSIDTTRDSQALIAGTGLSAVLDPEYRCNFKTLNGFVEIGAEQILAIAKAVRAHVQACFDRELILLEALEAGTFTDEILKDGWPESSPGTPDPALQ; encoded by the coding sequence ATGTATCGAGCATATTCAAACAATGGTGCGTCGTTGCGTTTTGTCGAGCCTGATTGGGTATTAAGCGAAAGCGAAGTTCTGTTTGATCACGAGCCAACTATTCAAGAGCTTGAGGCTGCTTTTGGATTTGACGCTGCGGAACTGGAGCGAGGGCGACAGGCGGTGCTGATCGCACAAGAGCGCTACCGACATGAAGGTGTCGGCGTTGTCGTCGATGGATTGTCGATTGATACGACCCGCGACAGCCAGGCGCTGATCGCCGGCACTGGGCTCTCTGCAGTTCTCGACCCTGAGTATCGCTGCAACTTCAAAACCCTCAATGGTTTTGTCGAGATCGGCGCCGAGCAGATTCTTGCCATTGCCAAGGCTGTCCGCGCTCACGTGCAGGCTTGCTTCGACCGTGAGTTGATCTTGCTGGAGGCGCTTGAGGCCGGCACCTTCACCGATGAAATACTCAAGGATGGCTGGCCGGAATCCTCACCCGGCACACCAGATCCGGCGCTTCAATAA